In Fibrobacterota bacterium, the DNA window AGGCCCCGCACTCCTGCGTTTCTTCGCCGGCGGGGCTGCGATGGATGTCGAGCCCGAAGGAATCCAGGATCTGCAATTCGTAGCGTCCTTGCAGGTAAACGCCGCTGTTACCCCTGGCCTGGCCGGTATTGTCCGGCATGAAGGGCTCGAGGAATTCCAGGTGCAACGTGAAGCTGCCGAAGGATCGGGTCGTCACCGCGCCCGTGGAGGCCGAACCTTGCGGCAACAAGAGGCCGCTGTCCAGGACGGCCGAACCCTTTTCGAAAGCGTCCAGGTTCTGGCCGTTGAAGAGCACCAGGGCGCCCGTCGTCGGCGCGGCGCCTAAGGTGGGGCTTTGCCGCTGCACCTTGGGCAGGAAGAAGGAATCGCCCTGGGGAGACTTGCCGTGTAGGCTGGAGCCGTCGGGGGAGAGGAGCCCGGAGTATCCTCCGGTGGTCGTGGCCGCGAAG includes these proteins:
- a CDS encoding DUF1080 domain-containing protein; this translates as MRLPFSIGILLGLAAMTLRCQASPASPADAGEEVWIQGEYAGPMGSSGAPMGVQVVANGQGQFTVVFLTGGLPGAGWDMAGRSEASGSLRSEGVPFAATTTGGYSGLLSPDGSSLHGKSPQGDSFFLPKVQRQSPTLGAAPTTGALVLFNGQNLDAFEKGSAVLDSGLLLPQGSASTGAVTTRSFGSFTLHLEFLEPFMPDNTGQARGNSGVYLQGRYELQILDSFGLDIHRSPAGEETQECGA